The Bacillus carboniphilus genome includes a window with the following:
- the abc-f gene encoding ribosomal protection-like ABC-F family protein, which yields MLELKVNGIKKYMDATLVVNNVSFEAYEGDKIGIVGANGSGKSTVLKIIAGILPMDYYPGYPQTSSYGYDEGLIHFIPKDATKAYLEQSPVYPEGLTVMGVLNLAFEEIDNIEMQMRELEEEMKSFQDEALEKALKKYSDLMQVFEVKGGYEREEKLSKVCTGLNFSENFLNQDFDLLSGGEKTTVVLGKLLIHNPDILLLDEPTNHLDMDAIEWLEGYLKSYKGIVIIVSHDRYFLDHVVSKIVEIEDMESISYKGNYSSFVSQKEENMRIQYEHFREQQKQIKTFEKQVMSLRDWAMRADNNKFFRRAASIQKKLDKMDRIDKPIFERRNMRLEFKETQRSGNETIKARELSKSYGDKVIFENAELMVHYGERAGLIGANGSGKTTFLKMLLGEERPDRGVVELGANVMAAYLPQVITFANEEHTVLECFREDISIVEGKAREYLSKFMFYKKNVFKKVKHLSGGERIRLKLAMLLFQDINLLILDEPTNHLDIDSIETLEVALEDFKGTIFFISHDRYFINKIGERVIALEEQSLKSYPGNYDDYKREKEKRRVDLFQEPAKKAEKEKKPIIKSGQVKKEVPETQVLKTIETLEKEIKQIEAAMLVENMEYEQLNKLYGRKLELNHELESVMELWLGLGE from the coding sequence ATGTTAGAACTAAAAGTAAACGGAATTAAAAAATATATGGATGCCACACTTGTGGTTAATAATGTTTCCTTTGAAGCGTATGAAGGAGACAAAATCGGAATTGTAGGGGCCAATGGAAGTGGGAAAAGTACCGTACTAAAAATCATAGCAGGGATATTACCCATGGACTACTATCCAGGTTATCCTCAAACATCAAGCTATGGCTATGATGAAGGGCTTATTCATTTTATACCAAAAGATGCAACGAAGGCGTATCTTGAGCAATCGCCCGTGTATCCAGAAGGTCTAACCGTAATGGGTGTCTTAAATCTGGCCTTTGAAGAAATCGACAACATTGAAATGCAGATGCGTGAACTAGAAGAAGAAATGAAGAGTTTTCAAGATGAAGCCTTGGAAAAAGCACTGAAGAAATATAGTGACTTGATGCAGGTTTTTGAGGTAAAAGGCGGATATGAACGCGAAGAAAAGCTGAGCAAGGTTTGTACAGGATTGAATTTCAGCGAAAATTTTTTAAATCAGGATTTTGATTTATTAAGTGGAGGAGAAAAAACAACCGTTGTACTTGGGAAGCTTTTAATTCATAATCCAGACATTCTGTTGCTTGATGAGCCGACTAACCACCTGGATATGGATGCTATCGAATGGCTAGAGGGCTACCTTAAGAGCTACAAAGGGATTGTCATTATTGTCTCCCATGATCGTTATTTTCTAGATCATGTCGTTTCTAAAATTGTAGAAATCGAGGATATGGAATCTATATCTTATAAGGGAAATTACTCTTCTTTTGTTAGTCAAAAAGAAGAAAACATGCGAATCCAATATGAACACTTTAGAGAGCAGCAGAAACAAATTAAAACATTTGAAAAGCAGGTCATGAGTCTAAGAGATTGGGCGATGAGAGCGGATAATAACAAGTTTTTCAGGAGAGCAGCTAGTATTCAAAAGAAACTAGATAAAATGGATCGAATAGATAAGCCGATTTTTGAGAGACGAAATATGAGGCTTGAATTTAAAGAGACGCAAAGGTCTGGGAATGAAACGATTAAAGCGAGGGAGCTTTCAAAGAGTTATGGCGATAAAGTGATTTTTGAAAACGCTGAACTAATGGTCCATTATGGTGAAAGAGCGGGGTTGATTGGTGCTAATGGTAGTGGGAAAACCACTTTCTTAAAGATGCTATTAGGGGAAGAACGGCCAGATCGTGGGGTAGTTGAATTAGGTGCGAATGTGATGGCAGCCTATTTGCCACAGGTCATTACGTTTGCTAATGAAGAGCACACCGTACTAGAGTGTTTCCGCGAAGATATTTCGATAGTGGAGGGGAAGGCAAGAGAGTACCTATCGAAATTTATGTTCTATAAAAAGAACGTATTTAAAAAGGTAAAACACTTGTCTGGTGGAGAAAGAATTAGGTTGAAGCTTGCTATGTTGCTATTTCAAGATATCAACTTGTTAATACTGGATGAGCCAACTAATCATTTAGATATTGATTCAATTGAAACCCTCGAAGTAGCACTTGAAGATTTTAAAGGGACCATTTTCTTCATTTCGCATGATCGCTATTTTATCAATAAAATTGGGGAGCGGGTCATTGCTTTAGAGGAGCAGTCTTTGAAGAGCTATCCTGGGAATTATGATGATTATAAGCGAGAGAAAGAGAAACGGCGGGTGGATTTATTCCAAGAGCCGGCTAAAAAAGCAGAAAAAGAGAAGAAACCAATAATAAAGTCTGGCCAGGTAAAAAAAGAAGTTCCTGAGACACAAGTTCTAAAAACGATCGAAACGTTAGAAAAAGAAATAAAACAAATCGAAGCAGCCATGTTGGTCGAGAACATGGAGTATG
- a CDS encoding FMN-dependent NADH-azoreductase: MSKVLYITAHPHDDTQSYSMAVGKAFIDTYKEVHPNDEIVNLDLYKEHIPEIDVDVFNGWGKLKSGKGFEELSEGEKAKVGRLSDLCEQFISVDKYVFVTPLWNFSFPPVLKAYIDAVSVAGKTFKYTEHGPVGLLTDKKALHIQARGGFYSEGPAAQMEMGHRYLNIMMQFYGVPSFEGLFVEGHAAMPDKAQEIKENAIARAKDLAHTF; this comes from the coding sequence ATGTCAAAAGTGTTATACATTACAGCCCATCCACATGATGATACGCAATCATACAGTATGGCCGTAGGGAAGGCTTTTATCGATACTTACAAAGAAGTTCATCCAAATGACGAGATTGTTAATTTGGATCTTTATAAAGAACATATCCCTGAAATTGATGTAGATGTATTTAATGGATGGGGAAAGCTGAAATCTGGAAAGGGATTTGAAGAGCTTTCAGAAGGGGAAAAAGCAAAAGTGGGTAGACTTTCAGACCTGTGTGAACAATTTATTTCTGTGGATAAATATGTGTTTGTTACCCCTTTATGGAATTTTTCTTTCCCTCCTGTTTTAAAGGCATATATCGATGCAGTATCTGTTGCAGGTAAAACATTTAAGTACACAGAACATGGACCAGTTGGGTTATTAACGGATAAAAAGGCGTTACATATCCAGGCTCGTGGTGGATTTTATTCAGAAGGTCCAGCCGCACAAATGGAAATGGGACATCGGTACTTAAACATCATGATGCAATTTTACGGAGTTCCTTCATTTGAAGGGTTGTTTGTGGAAGGACATGCTGCAATGCCAGACAAGGCTCAAGAGATTAAAGAAAACGCAATTGCGAGAGCAAAGGATTTAGCACATACATTTTAA
- the rlmD gene encoding 23S rRNA (uracil(1939)-C(5))-methyltransferase RlmD, producing MVAEVSHLDEKGSGRAAIWRENEKGNPKKLKLTIPQTLPGEKVKVTVDQPERRRRKAMPEEILESHQERTAPPCPHFDRCGGCVWQHWQYEGQLKHKTAHVREAIEAQGFDSGLVKDTIGMDNPWHYRNKMEFTFSPEGKLGLHEQGNFREIISLETCLIAGKEMVEAAMEVAEWAKSHQLSGYNKDAHEGLLRHLMVRQSFATGEIMLALFATESPEGDLQEAANDLVVRIGEKFPQVKSLLWLKNTDWADRTQSEESYTLAGRDFIYDEMDGYRFRLWFDTFFQTNPTQAQKLVDLAIEMGQPKKTEKMIDLFCGVGTFSLPFASRVGELVGIEIVETSIESAKRNAEDNGISNASFLAKDARKGIDQVLETFGSPELLMLDPPRSGAGGKVMRRIGRAKPERIVYVSCNPDTFATDIKELEQFGYKLHVVQPVDLFPHTVHVECVALLTL from the coding sequence ATGGTTGCAGAAGTCAGCCATTTAGATGAAAAGGGTTCAGGGCGCGCTGCCATTTGGCGCGAAAATGAGAAGGGGAACCCGAAAAAGTTAAAGCTTACGATTCCTCAAACTCTTCCTGGAGAAAAAGTGAAAGTAACAGTTGATCAGCCTGAGCGAAGAAGAAGAAAAGCAATGCCTGAAGAAATACTTGAGAGTCACCAAGAAAGAACAGCACCACCATGTCCGCATTTTGACCGTTGTGGTGGATGTGTATGGCAGCATTGGCAATACGAAGGGCAATTGAAGCATAAGACAGCTCATGTAAGAGAAGCTATTGAAGCTCAAGGGTTTGATTCGGGTTTAGTGAAAGATACTATTGGCATGGACAACCCTTGGCACTATCGTAACAAAATGGAGTTTACATTCTCTCCAGAAGGTAAACTAGGGTTACATGAGCAAGGGAATTTCCGTGAGATTATTTCACTTGAAACCTGTTTAATTGCTGGTAAGGAAATGGTGGAAGCTGCAATGGAAGTAGCTGAATGGGCAAAATCTCACCAATTATCAGGATATAACAAAGATGCACATGAAGGTCTACTTCGTCACTTGATGGTAAGACAATCATTTGCCACGGGTGAAATCATGCTAGCTCTGTTTGCTACAGAATCCCCAGAAGGTGACCTTCAGGAAGCAGCTAACGATTTAGTAGTACGAATTGGAGAAAAGTTCCCACAAGTTAAAAGCTTATTGTGGCTGAAAAATACTGATTGGGCAGACCGAACACAATCAGAAGAAAGCTATACTCTAGCGGGACGTGACTTTATCTACGATGAAATGGATGGCTACCGTTTCCGTCTATGGTTTGATACATTTTTCCAAACGAATCCGACACAAGCGCAAAAATTAGTCGACTTAGCGATTGAAATGGGACAACCGAAGAAAACAGAAAAAATGATTGACCTTTTCTGTGGGGTAGGTACGTTTTCTCTTCCATTTGCAAGCAGAGTTGGAGAATTGGTTGGAATTGAAATTGTGGAGACTTCTATTGAGTCAGCTAAGCGTAATGCTGAGGATAATGGAATCTCAAATGCATCTTTCTTGGCAAAAGATGCACGTAAAGGGATTGACCAGGTTCTTGAGACTTTTGGTAGCCCTGAGCTATTGATGCTTGATCCTCCTCGTTCTGGTGCTGGTGGAAAAGTGATGAGAAGAATAGGGCGTGCGAAGCCTGAACGAATTGTGTATGTATCTTGTAATCCGGACACATTTGCTACCGATATTAAGGAGCTTGAGCAGTTTGGCTATAAGCTACATGTTGTTCAACCCGTTGATTTATTCCCGCATACTGTTCATGTAGAATGTGTGGCATTATTAACTTTATAA
- a CDS encoding YceG family protein, translated as MIVTVKPLKTTILNTDRPLDQIKSAWNQDRCGGITSKTKRVIFTRYIGIQKDEHSYIEVLTQLDRELRSTPVGYLRFEEGLYNGFSQSEIQAMEQVWNEYLSLEKENPYDSSGLDKLDMGYVIENNVLDWTKKVLFKEMVALFDQYNVSQSQSTRKNFTIKFLIWMNRYLKELFDRITDNSIPKVIYYGDIKKHEQYFLLFLSKMGCDVLYMNPKEDMKNVLPEIKDRSALITHQLKVQSILKLPKYEVSQNEKEQQTTIFQTAIVKQTTVSENTFKVNTSSNRNDEKSYEELAQLAKSVVLINVYDHKKEIMGRGSGVVITTDGFILTNFHVIQNGVVFGIVFENNETEYFTDSLVKYHQDYDLALLKIEERTEPLLINPQEKLVRGQKIVAIGSPLGLLNTISDGIISGFRDFKEIELLQITAPISPGSSGGALLDLYGNLIGITTAGFEGQNLNLAVGTKYIKVFAGGVLRI; from the coding sequence ATGATTGTAACAGTCAAACCTTTGAAAACAACCATTTTAAATACAGACCGCCCACTTGACCAGATAAAATCCGCATGGAATCAGGATAGATGTGGTGGTATAACTAGTAAAACAAAACGAGTTATTTTTACTAGATACATAGGTATACAAAAGGATGAACATAGCTATATAGAAGTCCTTACACAGTTGGACCGGGAATTAAGAAGTACACCGGTAGGTTATTTGCGGTTTGAGGAAGGGTTATATAATGGCTTTTCGCAGAGTGAGATTCAAGCAATGGAACAAGTATGGAATGAGTATCTTTCATTAGAAAAAGAAAATCCTTATGATTCCAGTGGACTAGATAAACTAGATATGGGATATGTAATAGAAAATAATGTTTTAGACTGGACAAAGAAGGTGTTATTTAAAGAAATGGTAGCATTATTTGATCAGTATAACGTTTCCCAAAGTCAGTCTACGAGAAAAAACTTTACGATTAAGTTTCTTATATGGATGAATAGGTACTTAAAAGAATTGTTCGACAGGATCACTGACAATTCTATTCCAAAAGTCATTTACTACGGGGATATAAAAAAGCACGAGCAGTACTTTTTATTGTTTTTATCAAAAATGGGTTGTGATGTACTATATATGAACCCTAAAGAAGATATGAAAAATGTACTTCCGGAAATCAAGGATAGATCAGCACTGATTACACATCAACTTAAAGTGCAATCGATTTTGAAGCTTCCAAAATATGAAGTGTCTCAAAATGAAAAGGAACAGCAAACGACAATTTTCCAAACGGCAATCGTTAAACAAACAACTGTAAGTGAGAATACGTTTAAGGTGAATACCTCAAGCAACCGTAATGATGAAAAAAGCTACGAGGAATTGGCTCAATTAGCTAAATCCGTTGTCTTAATAAATGTTTATGATCATAAAAAAGAGATAATGGGTAGAGGGTCAGGCGTAGTCATAACAACTGATGGTTTCATTCTAACTAATTTTCATGTTATCCAAAACGGCGTCGTTTTTGGGATTGTATTTGAAAATAACGAAACTGAGTATTTCACAGATAGTTTAGTAAAATATCACCAAGATTATGACTTAGCCCTATTAAAGATTGAGGAACGAACAGAACCTCTGCTGATCAATCCTCAAGAAAAGCTGGTTAGAGGGCAAAAAATAGTGGCGATTGGAAGTCCCCTAGGATTATTGAATACCATTTCTGATGGTATCATTTCAGGATTTAGAGACTTTAAGGAAATAGAGCTGCTTCAAATAACAGCCCCTATTTCGCCAGGAAGTTCAGGAGGAGCACTATTGGATCTATATGGAAATTTAATTGGAATCACAACTGCGGGGTTTGAAGGGCAAAATTTAAATTTGGCAGTGGGGACAAAATATATTAAGGTTTTTGCTGGTGGCGTTTTAAGAATTTAG